A genomic region of Enterococcus sp. 12C11_DIV0727 contains the following coding sequences:
- a CDS encoding energy-coupling factor transporter transmembrane component T family protein, translating into MNEHQMLGYIPDKTVIHKLNGTAKLIFLILLSIACMTTYDTRFLIGMTLFSLVLFKLSNIKWHQISFVVKFIFVFSLLNIIAVYLFAPEYGVELYQSRAVIWEGIGRFTLTQEQLFYEFNLVLKYFCTIPLVLIFLLTTNPSEFASSLNRIGVSYKISYAVALAIRYIPDIQEDFVNISLAQQARGFEMSKKGKLMQRIKGTAQIVFPLILSSLDRIETISTAMELRRFGEKKKRTWYAQQPFHISDFIVIGLAIVLTMVSFALFKVNSGRFYNPFN; encoded by the coding sequence ATGAATGAACATCAGATGTTAGGCTACATTCCTGATAAGACAGTTATTCATAAGTTAAATGGAACAGCTAAACTGATTTTTCTGATTCTATTATCGATTGCTTGTATGACAACCTATGATACCCGATTTTTGATAGGTATGACCTTATTTTCACTGGTTTTATTTAAGCTATCAAATATCAAGTGGCATCAAATTTCCTTCGTTGTAAAATTTATTTTTGTTTTTTCATTATTGAATATCATTGCAGTTTACCTGTTTGCACCAGAATACGGAGTAGAATTATATCAGTCTAGAGCGGTTATTTGGGAAGGGATTGGGCGATTTACCCTGACGCAAGAGCAATTATTTTATGAGTTCAATCTAGTTCTAAAATATTTTTGTACGATTCCGTTAGTCTTGATTTTTCTGTTAACAACGAACCCAAGTGAGTTTGCTTCTAGCTTAAATCGAATCGGGGTTAGTTATAAAATAAGTTATGCTGTAGCTTTGGCAATTCGTTACATTCCAGATATTCAAGAAGATTTTGTCAATATCTCTCTGGCGCAACAAGCTCGTGGTTTTGAGATGTCTAAAAAAGGGAAACTTATGCAACGAATCAAAGGAACGGCTCAGATTGTTTTTCCTCTGATCCTTTCAAGTCTAGATCGTATTGAGACGATTAGTACAGCAATGGAGTTGCGGCGCTTTGGTGAAAAGAAAAAAAGAACCTGGTATGCACAACAACCATTTCATATTTCTGATTTTATCGTTATAGGGTTAGCTATTGTACTGACGATGGTCAGTTTTGCCTTATTCAAAGTAAATAGTGGGAGATTTTATAATCCGTTTAACTAA
- the glmS gene encoding glutamine--fructose-6-phosphate transaminase (isomerizing), with the protein MCGIVGIIGKDNATDILVQGLEKLEYRGYDSAGIFVTGKNQDDHLVKSLGRIADLQNKISPEVQGTVGIGHTRWATHGKPSERNAHPHTSSNHQFILVHNGVIENFEEIKQEFLQNTPLEGETDTEIAVHLIEYFAESGMTTKEAFKKALNVIKGSYAFALIDKNDPDTIYVAKNKSPLLIGLGDDFNVICSDAMAMLAETNHFVEIADGETVIVKADKIEIEDQKGNLVYRESYEAQLDLSDIEKGAYPYYMLKEIDDQPAVMRRIVQEYTDTLGRTVIDEEIIKQITASDRIYVIACGTSYNAGWVGKAILEKMTNIPVEVHLSSEFGYNMPLLSDNPFFIFLSQSGETADSRQVLVQTSELGLPSLTLTNVAGSTLSREADYTLLLHAGPEIAVASTKAYTAQIAVLAVLAKAVGDSKANPSSLDFDIAHELSVIATVIESIIAEKMTISQLVEDYLATTRNAFYIGRGVDYYVSMEASLKLKEISYIQAEGFAAGELKHGTIALIEEMTPVFGVITDKKTAAHTRGNLKEVESRGARNFVIALSSLAKETDQFIIPDVHPLLTALVSIIPTQLIAYFATLQRGYDVDKPRNLAKSVTVE; encoded by the coding sequence ATGTGTGGAATTGTAGGAATTATTGGAAAAGACAATGCGACTGATATCTTAGTTCAAGGATTAGAAAAGTTAGAATACCGTGGTTACGACTCAGCAGGTATTTTTGTAACTGGAAAAAATCAAGACGATCATTTAGTAAAATCATTAGGTCGAATCGCCGATCTACAAAACAAGATCAGTCCAGAAGTTCAAGGAACTGTGGGGATCGGACACACGCGTTGGGCTACGCATGGCAAACCGAGTGAAAGAAATGCACACCCACATACATCAAGCAATCATCAGTTTATTTTAGTACACAATGGTGTGATCGAAAATTTTGAAGAAATAAAACAGGAATTTCTTCAAAATACTCCACTAGAAGGTGAAACAGATACTGAAATTGCCGTACATTTGATTGAATATTTTGCAGAATCTGGAATGACAACAAAAGAAGCCTTTAAAAAGGCACTGAATGTGATTAAAGGTTCGTATGCATTTGCATTGATTGATAAGAATGATCCAGACACGATTTATGTAGCAAAAAATAAAAGTCCATTATTAATTGGATTGGGCGATGATTTTAATGTAATCTGCAGTGATGCGATGGCAATGCTAGCTGAAACAAACCATTTTGTGGAAATTGCTGATGGGGAAACGGTCATTGTTAAAGCGGACAAAATCGAGATCGAAGATCAAAAAGGCAATTTGGTTTACCGTGAATCCTATGAAGCACAACTAGATTTAAGTGATATCGAAAAAGGAGCATACCCTTATTACATGTTGAAAGAAATCGATGACCAGCCAGCTGTTATGCGTCGAATCGTACAGGAATATACAGATACTCTTGGACGAACTGTGATCGATGAAGAAATCATTAAACAAATAACTGCTAGCGATCGTATTTATGTCATCGCATGCGGAACTAGCTATAATGCTGGCTGGGTGGGAAAAGCGATTCTCGAAAAAATGACGAACATTCCAGTTGAAGTGCATCTTTCAAGTGAGTTTGGCTATAATATGCCATTATTATCAGACAATCCATTTTTTATTTTCTTGAGTCAAAGTGGAGAAACAGCGGATAGTCGCCAAGTATTGGTGCAAACTAGTGAGTTAGGGTTACCGTCGCTTACACTAACAAATGTAGCTGGCTCTACTTTATCTAGAGAAGCCGATTACACGTTATTACTTCATGCAGGACCAGAAATTGCGGTTGCGTCAACAAAAGCTTATACGGCACAAATTGCAGTTTTAGCAGTGCTTGCTAAAGCCGTTGGCGATAGCAAAGCAAACCCGTCCTCACTTGATTTTGATATTGCTCATGAATTAAGTGTGATTGCTACAGTTATAGAATCGATCATTGCTGAAAAGATGACAATTAGTCAATTGGTAGAAGACTATTTAGCGACTACAAGAAATGCGTTTTATATCGGGCGTGGTGTAGATTACTATGTATCGATGGAAGCATCATTGAAGCTAAAAGAAATCTCATATATCCAAGCAGAAGGTTTTGCTGCTGGAGAATTAAAACATGGAACGATTGCGTTGATTGAAGAGATGACACCCGTTTTTGGCGTGATCACAGATAAAAAAACAGCGGCACATACACGTGGAAATTTAAAAGAAGTTGAAAGTCGTGGTGCTCGCAACTTTGTTATTGCTCTGTCATCATTGGCAAAAGAAACGGATCAATTCATTATACCAGATGTGCATCCATTATTGACCGCTTTAGTGAGTATCATTCCAACGCAATTGATTGCTTATTTTGCAACATTGCAAAGAGGCTATGACGTAGATAAGCCTCGTAATTTAGCCAAAAGTGTAACGGTCGAATAA